A part of Drosophila bipectinata strain 14024-0381.07 chromosome 3L, DbipHiC1v2, whole genome shotgun sequence genomic DNA contains:
- the LOC108119128 gene encoding uncharacterized protein, with protein MFYYCCCRQQFVVILVCLLYILLVLVFFVNVFVADRNMHANLMMRNSHGHGHGHGGGGGVGGGMGGAPAGHHNHNPYDMHGYNHYSNYHPQVDPKQQQEMARKTPNQQQAEQDIYYYFNHVFRRRRR; from the coding sequence ATGTTCTACTACTGCTGCTGTCGCCAGCAGTTTGTGGTGATCCTCGTCTGCCTGCTCTACATCCTGCTCGTCCTGGTCTTCTTTGTCAATGTCTTTGTCGCGGATCGCAATATGCATGCGAACCTAATGATGAGAAACTCCCATGGGCATGGGCACGGTCatggcggaggaggaggagtaggCGGCGGGATGGGTGGAGCACCGGCCGGCCATCACAACCACAATCCGTACGACATGCATGGCTATAACCACTACAGCAACTACCATCCGCAAGTGGATCccaagcagcagcaggagatGGCCAGGAAGACGCCGAACCAACAGCAGGCCGAGCAGGACATCTACTATTATTTCAATCATGTATTCAGGCGGCGAAGGCGATGA
- the zetaCOP gene encoding coatomer subunit zeta-1, with the protein MDGFMMDIIKGMCIMDNDGNRILAKYYDKNILSTLKEQKAFEKNLFNKTHRSNTEIIMLDGLTCVYKSNVDLFFYVMGNAYENELILLSVLNCLYDSISLILKKNVEKRLVLENLEIIMLAFDEICDGGIILDADPSSVVKRVDLRNDDIPIAEQTVAQVLQSAREQLKWSILK; encoded by the exons ATGGACGGATTTATGATG GACATCATCAAGGGCATGTGCATCATGGACAATGATGGCAACCGCATCCTGGCCAAATATTACGACAAAAACATCCTGTCCACGCTGAAGGAACAAAAGGCCTTCGAGAAGAACCTGTTCAACAAAACGCATCGCTCCAACACGGAGATCATCATGCTGGACGGCCTCACCTGCGTCTACAAGAGCAACGTGGATCTGTTCTTCTACGTCATGGGCAACGCCTACGAGAACGAGCTTATCCTGCTTTCCGTGCTGAACTGCCTGTACGATTCCATCAGCCTGATTCTCAAGAAGAACGTGGAGAAGCGCCTGGTGCTGGAGAACCTCGAGATCATCATGCTGGCCTTTGATGAGATCTGCGACGGAGG AATCATCCTGGATGCGGATCCATCGTCTGTGGTTAAACGCGTCGATCTGCGCAACGATGACATTCCCATTGCCGAACAGACCGTTGCCCAG GTACTGCAATCGGCGCGTGAACAGCTCAAATGGTCCATTCTGAAGTGA
- the Galphaf gene encoding guanine nucleotide-binding protein G(f) subunit alpha, with the protein MKLRLLRCLRQQPSKQAAIGQKEAELQAVHDHHMLKDMAKSPFRDTPVKILLLGTAESGKTTIIKQMRILHINGFTDAERRDKVPEIYQNIHDSILQLVAQMGVLGIDFGSCTSERSADYILSLPSLAPEYMNEEYCDHVMALWNDVGIRACYNRSNEFPLLDSAKYFLDNFERISDVEYIPSTEDILHSRKITTGISQISFRVEIPKSMGGGEQEFRMYDVGGQRDQRNKWIQVFEGIQAVLFLISCSEFDQNLREDPTQNRLQEALKLFRAVWQNRFLASAGLIVFLNKYDIMERKIRAGKHIVDYFPEYEDFCKRPQQDNCFDESDWTKMFIKQKLVDITQEPFKRHSRNQVDLGTSERECYYHFTVATDTRCIKDVFCDVQKMILSENVAGTSLL; encoded by the exons ATGAAATTAAG ACTTTTGCGCTGTTTGCGCCAACAACCTTCAAAGCAGGCGGCGATCGGACAGAAGGAGGCCGAACTCCAGGCGGTGCATGATCACCACATGCTCAAGGACATGGCCAAGTCACCCTTCCGCGATACACCGGTAAAGATCCTGCTCCTGGGCACGGCCGAATCGGGCAAGACCACCATCATTAAACAGATGAGGATACTACATATCAATGGATTCACGGACGC TGAACGCCGTGATAAGGTACCTGAGATATACCAGAACATCCACGACAGTATCCTGCAATTGGTGGCTCAAATGGGAGTCCTCGGAATCGATTTCGGCAGTTGCACTAGCGAgcgatcagccgactatatcctctcCCTGCCCAGCCTGGCCCCCGAATACATGAATGAG gaGTACTGTGATCACGTCATGGCTCTCTGGAATGATGTGGGAATCCGCGCCTGCTACAATCGCTCCAATGAATTCCCTCTCCTGGATAGCGCGAAATA TTTCCTGGACAACTTTGAGCGGATCAGCGATGTTGAGTACATACCCAGCACCGAGGACATCCTGCACAGCCGGAAAATCACCACGGGCATCTCGCAGATCTCCTTCCGAGTGGAGATCCCCAAGAGCATGGGCGGCGGCGAGCAGGAGTTCCGCATGTACGATGTGGGTGGCCAGCGGGATCAGCGCAACAAGTGGATCCAGGTCTTCGAAGGCATCCAGGCAGTGCTGTTCCTCATCTCATGCAGCGAGTTCGATCAGAATCTGCGAGAGGATCCCACCCAGAATCGACTGCAGGAGGCCCTCAAATTGTTCCGAGCCGTGTGGCAGAATCGCTTCCTGGCCTCCGCCGGATTGATAGTCTTCCTCAACAAGTACGACATCATGGAGCGAAAGATCCGGGCTGGCAAGCACATTGTGGACTACTTTCCCGAGTACGAGGACTTCTGCAAGCGTCCCCAGCAAGACAATTGCTTCGATGAGAGCGACTGGACGAAGATGTTCATCAAACAGAAACTGGTGGACATCACCCAAGAACCCTTCAAGCGCCACTCGCGGAATCAGGTCGATCTGGGAACGTCGGAGCGGGAATGCTACTACCACTTCACCGTCGCCACGGACACACGGTGCATCAAGGATGTGTTCTGCGACGTCCAGAAGATGATCCTCTCGGAGAACGTGGCCGGAACGAGCCTGTTATAG
- the Baldspot gene encoding very long chain fatty acid elongase 6, giving the protein MINMDISVTPNYSYIFDFENDFIHQRTRKWMLENWTWVFYYCGIYMLVIFGGQHFMQNRPRFQLRGPLIIWNTMLAMFSIMGAARTAPELLHVLRHYGLFHSVCVPSYIEQDRVCGFWTWLFVLSKLPELGDTIFIVLRKQPLIFLHWYHHITVLIYSWFSYTEYTSSARWFIVMNYCVHSVMYSYYALKAARFNPPRFIAMIITSLQLTQMIIGCAINVWANGFLKTHGTQSCHISQRNINLSIAMYFSYFVLFARFFYKAYLAPGGHKSRRMAASLAAQNAVKQSSSPPQDRDVTSKFMVGGEDQAAYLRKTKAQ; this is encoded by the exons ATGATCAACATGGACATCAGCGTGACCCCCAACTACTCGTACATCTTTGACTTCGAGAACGACTTCATCCACCAGCGGACACGCAAATGGATGCTGGAGAACTGGACATGGGTGTTCTACTACTGCGGCATCTACATGCTGGTCATATTCGGGGGTCAGCACTTTATGCAAAATCGGCCGAG ATTTCAACTTCGAGGTCCTCTGATCATATGGAACACAATGCTGGCCATGTTCAGCATCATGGGTGCTGCTCGTACTGCCCCGGAGCTGCTGCACGTGCTGCGTCACTACGGACTCTTCCACTCCGTTTGTGTGCCCAG CTACATCGAACAAGATCGCGTTTGCGGCTTCTGGACCTGGCTCTTTGTGCTCAGCAAGCTGCCGGAGCTGGGCGACACGATATTCATTGTGCTCCGCAAGCAGCCTCTGATCTTCCTGCATTG GTACCATCACATCACCGTGCTGATCTACTCGTGGTTCAGCTACACGGAATACACCAGCTCGGCACGCTGGTTCATCGTGATGAACTACTGCGTCCACTCGGTGATGTACAGCTACTATGCCCTGAAGGCGGCCCGCTTCAATCCGCCCCGGTTCATTGCGATGATCATCACGTCACTGCAGCTGACGCAGATGATAATCGGTTGTGCGATCAATGTGTGGGCCAACGGATTCCTGAAGACACACGGCACCCAGTCATGCCATATCTCGCAGCGCAACATCAACCTCTCGATCGCCATGTACTTCAGCTACTTTGTACTGTTTGCGCGCTTCTTCTACAAGGCTTACCTGGCGCCCGGCGGTCACAAGAGCCGGCGCATGGCTGCCTCCCTGGCGGCCCAGAATGCGGTCAAGCAGTCGAGCAGTCCGCCCCAGGACAGGGATGTCACCTCAAAGTTCATGGTTGGCGGCGAGGATCAGGCCGCCTATCTGCGCAAGACCAAggcgcagtaa
- the LOC108119163 gene encoding coiled-coil domain-containing protein 13, which yields MELLPEEYCQKPIVEQQVPRSTRRRHEHDPMVAAHVVVATTAGKPKQPKPESKKLRKRLVEFEQENQSLAQTIQDKNQEINALKKSVDSLNDVLNSVPIDELRSNSSIASTKILELSKKNRQMRAELEQTKNRLAKRDNQIEKMERDLRSYEEKLQANQELLKKGTSADELQAKITSMQQKLFETRNKNTELQTQLKLAQKCLQHEIGESCNINILANNLNQANWRGRAQQILTLNQKVQELKDRLMCFEERAADRAEYAPVAVGTDLELVPGSARSAGGTHHAASLGAGDGGGSGAASFDRFTPGVRKSEILHRAKVESLEKEIVNLQAQMEEQRSKMLALKVRNKTLNDEMVKYKVKFSELEEQTDYNGLNMNTMNDRLARQRQQYEVRLDDMRAEIIRITEERDISRRQMEELSGMHLELESVVKQKDVAIESLQEMIKKLEMDLRALSGGFLFSCREFRKEEFVGILDALEVEKNHLMLLTKSQGERLEAERTKNENAQEQIGKLKTRIIRLEAKIRELEKELDVQSDKKKRTQRMADYASSLSRTSLNGSISSFSFENQSQYQSNATLSSAVGGSEPKMEDLKNQLELAQEKIAMLTEKLDYITEEKRSDAKLFEETISNSKAIILETIMGARQGGTPTSTTTPGPGSSDSN from the exons ATGGAATTACTGCCTGAGGAATATTGCCAAAAGCCGATTGTGGAGCAGCAGGTTCCGCGCTCCACTCGCCGTCGGCACGAGCACGATCCCATGGTGGCGGCCCATGTGGTGGTGGCCACTACGGCCGGAAAACCGAAACAGCCCAAGCCAGAGTCAAAAAAACTGCGCAAAAGGCTGGTTGAGTTCGAGCAGGAGAACCAGTCACTGGCCCAGACCATTCAGGACAAGAACCAGGAGATCAATGCCCTTAAAAAGTCTGTGGACTCTCTCAACGACGTCCTGAACTCGGTGCCCATTGACGAACTGCGTTCAAATTCCTCTATTGCCAGCACCAAGATCCTGGAGCTGAGCAAGAAGAACCGTCAGATGCGGGCGGAGCTGGAGCAGACGAAGAACCGGCTGGCCAAAAGGGATAACCAGATCGAGAAGATGGAGCGTGACTTGCGCAGCTACGAGGAGAAGTTGCAGGCGAATCAGGAGCTCCTGAAAAAGGGAACCTCCGCCGACGAGCTGCAGGCCAAGATCACCAGCATGCAGCAGAAACTCTTCGAGACCAGGAACAAGAACACTGAACTACAAACCCAACTGAAGCTAGCCCAGAAGTGCCTGCAGCACGAGATCGGCGAGTCCTGCAACATCAACATTCTGGCCAACAATCTGAACCAGGCCAACTGGCGCGGTCGGGCCCAGCAGATACTCACCCTGAACCAGAAGGTGCAGGAGCTCAAGGATCGCCTGATGTGCTTCGAGGAGAGGGCTGCCGATCGGGCGGAGTACGCTCCGGTTGCCGTTGGCACTGATCTGGAATTGGTGCCGGGCAGTGCGCGGTCGGCTGGAGGTACTCATCATGCCGCTAGCTTGGGTGCTGGAGATGGAGGCGGAAGTGGCGCTGCATCGTTCGATCGCTTCACTCCCGGAGTGCGCAAGAGCGAGATCCTGCACCGAGCCAAGGTGGAGTCGCTGGAAAAGGAGATAGTCAACCTCCAGGCCCAGATGGAGGAGCAGCGCAGCAAGATGTTGGCCCTGAAGGTGCGCAACAAGACTCTCAACGATGAGATGGTCAAGTACAAGGTGAAGTTCAGTGAGCTGGAGGAGCAGACGGACTACAACGGCTTGAATATGAACACCATGAACGATAGGCTGGCCCGCCAGAGGCAGCAGTACGAGGTCCGTTTGGATGACATGCGGGCCGAGATAATACGGATCACCGAGGAGCGGGACATCTCCCGGCGCCAGATGGAGGAGCTGAGTGGCATGCATCTGGAGCTGGAGTCGGTGGTTAAACAAAAGGATGTGGCTATTGAGAGTCTTCAGGAGATGATCAAGAAGTTGGAGATGGATTTGCGGGCACTATCTGGAGGGTTCCTTTTCTCATGTCGGGAATTTCGAAAG GAGGAGTTTGTGGGCATCCTAGATGCCCTTGAGGTGGAGAAAAACCATCTTATGTTACTGACCAAGTCCCAGGGCGAGCGCCTGGAGGCCGAGCGCACCAAGAACGAGAATGCCCAGGAGCAGATTGGGAAACTGAAGACCCGCATCATCCGGCTGGAGGCAAAGATCAGGGAGCTGGAGAAGGAGCTCGATGTGCAGTCCGACAAGAAGAAGCGCACCCAGCGAATGGCCGACTATGCGAGTTCGCTGAGTCGCACTTCTCTTAACGGATCGATCAGCTCCTTCAGCTTCGAGAATCAGTCCCAGTACCAGTCCAACGCCACTCTCAGCTCGGCAGTGGGTGGAAGTGAGCCAAAGATGGAGGATCTTAAGAACCA GCTGGAACTGGCCCAGGAGAAGATCGCCATGCTGACGGAGAAGCTGGACTACATCACCGAGGAGAAGCGCTCGGATGCCAAGCTCTTCGAGGAGACCATCAGCAACTCCAAGGCCATTATCCTGGAAACTATTATGGGGGCCCGCCAAGGAGGCACACCCACTTCTACTACCACCCCTGGCCCGGGGTCCAGTGATAGCAACTGA